The sequence cccaccattcatgtgagaggagggagtacgcatttatggtactccgagagtacctaataattttctttcttcttgatatggaattaaaaaaaaaaaaaaaaaaaaatcaaaaccatagCTTTCCTAATACTCCTTTTAATTGTGCCAGTATTATCTATCTATCAACTCAAGAATTATGAACCCTTTAGAATGTGTAGTAAGTAGTTGGCACAAATAAATCTTAATTATTAAATCATTCTCATTTATTGATGTTGTATGAATTGTGCTTACCTTGGCTTATGTTATGTGTATGCTTATCTTGGCTTATGTTATGAGTATGCTCACCTATTCCATGTTTCAGATGTAGTGaattattttatagatttaCTTGTTGtaaatatttcaatttcctaCATTGATCCATCAACTTCTTCATTATAGTTTTTGTGAAGGTCATCACATGTATTTTGTAAGTAGTTTTATTGTTACAATttcattatacatttttaatatatacactatttataagatttattcaatggatctttttttttcctcccctaaaggttaataataaattatagcaTCATCTTCTAATCAATAACACATTGATTActacataaataaaattggCAAAAATGGATAATAATTACAGaatactagcctctaagcacgcgcgtgaggctttttttttttggtaagggttaatttagagcatttattataatttgggattactacattctccaatctcacaaaaaaaaaaaaaaaaaaaaaaaaaaaacctaggggtgtgatgagtattatgtatggtgaaataattttttcatcacacctctaggtttatttttttattttatttattttttttttttgtgattgtagAATGTAGTAaacccaaattataataaatactctaaattaatccttaccaaaaaaatcaaagagcctctgagcacgcgcgtgcttagaggctagtcgAAGTGTTGAGAGTATAGCAATATACCTACAAAATAGTTTATAATGTTCACTTTCCTtgattacttttaaaaatatatatattattcaacatgttttctctattattttaaatatttaaaatttaagttaatAGAAAAAACCCAGAGtttgaaattgtgaaaaaaaaaaaaatgagggaagAAAAAATATAGTGACGACTTTGGGGTTTTCGTACTGTcaacaagttttattatttttattttaggtaaaATTCAGGACCCACTAATTAAAATGGTgagaaacatgaaaaaaaaaaaaaatcaataaatataaggtcacaaaaaatttcataattattgaggtGGTTaactattaataaattttaggtaAAATTCAGGACCCACTAATTAAAATGGTgagaaacatgaaaaaaaaaatcaataaatataaggtcacaaaaaatttcataattattgaggtggttaactattaataatagatataaaaataatgttagtatGAGTCCAagtaaaaataagtaaaaatttactacctttattattgtaaaaattattgtatctctaacatttgaggaggaaaaaaagaaaaaagaaagtgttCTGACAGTATATTTAACAAGCTGGATGGTGACTTTGCTTTGGAGTGATGGACTATTGCACGTAGTTAGAATTTTCTACTAGGATTTTCTACTATAGTAGAAAATTCTAATTAAGCACGTTTGTGGTCTAAGGTCACTGTATTAGCGCAACAAGGACGACTTTGACCTGATGGCTTTAGAAAAATTGGTTTTAAATCTACACCACAAGATATATATCATGCAAGGCCTATTTATAGGAGAGGGAAAAACGAAAAGGGAGAAAGAAGCAAATTAAAATGGGTTCCTTAGAAAACAAAGTTACACCCACACTTAGTGTTAGTGAAGATGATAAGGCATGCCTCCAGGCTATCCTAGTCTCCAGTGCCCAAATATTTTCTTGTGTCCTAAATGCAGCCATTGAGCTTGACCTGTTTGGGATTATTGCTAGAGCAGGCCCTGCTGCTTGTATCACAACTTCTGAAATTGCTTCTCAGCTTCCAACAAAGGACTCTGAGTCTGATACACCTTCTAGGTTGGATCGCATGTTGCGAGTCCTTGTTAGTCACTCCCTTTTGACATGCTCTATCCACACACTTGAAGATGGTAGGGTTGAGAGACTTTATGGACTCACACCAACCTCTTACTTCTTTGTTGAAAAAGATGATGGCAGTTCCCTGGCTTCTCTTTCAGCTTTCATTTCTCACCGAGCCTTTTGGGATGCCAGGTATACACGAGTCTCCTTGATTTtgtataaatgcaaaaatatgaTGCAAAAAAGGGCATTAACATTTCATCATAATTGAATGGTTTTGCTGGCTGTTACTTCTTATTTATGCCGTTAGGAATCCCAATATCAATAATTATCggaacataatatttttcaaaactgataatataaattattgtgattgatgtgtaataaaagtgatgttaaaacAAATCTGACAAATTTTATGAGTAGTTGTGAGAACTATTGTTTTCATAGCgttactatttatatattacgttgttgtaaattaaaaaaaaattatttgttaatccgtagtaaattatatatttaggaaaaaagaattatatattgCCAATTTGCCatatgttgatatatatatatatatatatatatatgatgaatcaaaataatattacttGTGTATTGTATTTCCTTCTGTTATCTGATTTGTTTTTACGTCGCAGCCTACGGATGAAGCATGCCATTCTTGAAGGTGGTAATCAATTTCAAAGAGTGCATGGAAAGTCCTTGTTCCAATATATGGACAAGGATCCAGCTTTCAACACACTTTTCAACAAGAGCATGGCTGATCTTTCCACAATAGCCCTGTCGAAAATTCTTGAGGTATACCAAGGCTTTGTGGGGCTAACATCATTGGTTGATGTCGGGGGCGGAAATGGGAAATGCCTAAGCATGGTCATTTCCAAGTACCCTTCCATTAAAGGCATTAACTTTGACTTGCCTCATGTGATACAAAGCGCACAATCTTATCCTGGTAAAgttcttaatttctttatagtaggattaatttatttaataatactaacttgtaacctcatgcatatacatggatatacttaaaaaaatatacattaaaatgaatagtataattcttacatatataatttaaatattattaatagtcattcttatatatttttttaattttttaaaaagtcttgtaagaatattattaattaagtagaaaatgtaaattgtcaattttaattttaattttttttgtgttaattaaTTCCTGACTATTTAGTTTTTATACGCAATAATTCATTTGGAtagatatttatgatatggtctCACATTTgacttcaaaattaaaaaataaaattctctaaaaataaataatttagaatacatggcgcaaaattggacttcaattgtagaatataattggattttctctaagttttacctattaatttatttatatatatatatatatattactatattactattaaatttttttataattcattaaaCACCTACTTATTAAACATATAGTATCTTTGTTTGGTAGGAACTGCTGTTAAGGCTCACCAACTAAAGAAATTAACAGTAGTGTATATCAAAAAATGCCTAACTCTTAGATACATAGCACAGACTTTAAAACTCTTTAACTGATACTCATTTTTCGATTTGGGATTAacttattgttttttcttttgagaatactaaatattttaacacacacacagagggaGATGGGAGAATGTCTTCAATTGTAGaatataattggattttctctaagttttacttattaatttatatatatatatatatattactatattactattaaatttgtttataattcaTTAAACACCTACTTATTAAACATATAGTATCTTTGTTTGGTAGGAACTGCTGTTAAGGCTCACAAACTAAAGAAATTAACAGTAGTGTATATCAAAAATGCCTAACTCTTAGATACATAGGACAGACTTTAAATCTCTTTAACTGATACTCATTTTTCGATGTGGGATTAacttattgttttttcttttgagaatactaaatattttaacacacacacagagggaGATGGGAGAATGTCTTAAATAAACTGACAATGGTGTATATCTAAAAAGGcttaactcttggatacacagcATAAGTTTTAAACCCGACAATGGCGTATATccaaatacttagtattctaaaaaaaaaagaaaaaaaaaaaggctcagcAACTAGCGTATGTCAAATTCTAATATACTgttgaagggaaaaaataaataaagaaattgacAGTGGTATATATCTAAAAGggcctaactcttggatacacaaAACATGCTTTAAACCTGACAGTgatgtatatccaaaaaaatcTAGCTTTTATCTCAAAATATCGTGTTTTTATCAAAATATCTCTCAGGATTTGATTCGACTGTGCTCGTTTAATCCTAGTTTCTATCTCAAAATATCAtgtttttatcaaaatatttcttGGGATTTGATTTGGCCGTGCTCAGTTAATCCTaatttttatctcaaaatatCGTGTTTTATCAAAATATCTCACTCAAAACTTGATTCGGTAGTGCTTATTTAGTTTTGTTCTCGAAAAACACTCGATGTTGATCATTGATTTCCGTCTTTGTTCGAGGTTTGATTCAATCGTGCTTGTTTAATCTCATGAGGGTTTGATTCTCGTTTAATTCTTAGGTTTGAGTAGAGTATTCAATGCTCTGTGTGTCGTGCTTGTCTTTTGAGTAGAGTTGTGGTGTGCACTTGTGTTAGAACCTATTTGCCTCtcccttttgtgtgtgtgagcatgtgtgtttgtttctccaaaaaaaaaaaaaaaaaaaaaaaaactcataaaacgataacaaacaaaaaaagaattattgaaGAATTAAGAatcatttttttagataattgcAATATGTTGCTGATCCCGAAACACAAACTCTTTACTGATTAGACTCCCAAGTACTTTATGCATAGGAATGtgtcaattcaactacaagaCCTTTGATAAGaattaagaaacaataaaaaaagttttcttaGAGGGTTAAGAAACCCAACATGCTAGTGGTGCCAAGTAAGGGATAGTAATAACTAAGAGTGAAATgggttttaaaaagtaaaaactcatCAAATGATAACAATAAAGTATTATTAGTGGGTTAAGAAACTTATTATGCTTGTGCAAAGGGAAAGTCATGGACGGATCTTGTGAAGGTTGAGGTTATTGAGAGATtctattgataaataaaattctaatacTGCATTTGATAAGTCaggttatattattttactttttaaattttattttattctagtcattttataaatttatattttatatagtgccttttttttatttgtaaatattattttgaaaataaatttcttgaaaaataagaattaggatatgaaaaaattaagaagaataaaaaaatagaagaatgaATTGAATCTCAAAAGGATATCTTGAGAAATTCATTACTAGCAATATACtgattataattaaaaaaatctaggtGAAACTTTTGAtggtttatatttatttcaaaaactataagtttttgAAGAAGTTTtacaaatattagaaaaaaaaatccaattgatgaagtgaattatataaaaaaattagattaattattttCCAAATGCATGTATCACTAACACGGTTTTATTGATAACTcttgttacaattttttatacatattgaagtattttaaaattaaaatttatgaaatcCTATTTAAGATTAACTTTATTACAAGAAAACTTAAGTGAATTAATCATATAATCAACTGAAACGTAGATATTAGCAAGATTTGAATacaacatctctctctctctctctctctctctctatatatatatatatatcacttaaAGTTATTGTCTTAGGCATCTATCAAGCTGGTCCTGTTCACAAGGATTCTTCCTAAATGAAGAGCACAACTCATATTCTATGCAGGTATTGAGCACGTGGGAGGAGATATGTTTCACAATGTACCTAAAGGGGATGCAATTGTAATGAAGGTAGAATTTGGATAATGTGTTTAAAGTAGATGATGATAAAgaatttttgggtaaattttttcaaaagtaatCATTTTTGTGTCTGCATTTTTTCACTTGTAGAATATACTCCATGACTGGAATGATGAAAACTGCAAGAAACTTTTGAGGACCTGCTATAAAGCACTACCAGATAATGGGAAGGTAGTTATTATTGAACTACTCATGCCAGAAGCTACAGTGTCAAGTATGGCTTCTCAATATATCTCTCGTCTTGACGTCAGCATGTTGTTGAACCTTGAAGGCCAGGAGAGAACCGAGAAAGAATTTGAGGCTTTGTGCAAGGAATccggattttcaaaatttcaagttgtTTTCTGTGCTTATGCTCTTTGGGCAGTAATGGAGTTCCATAAATAATTTTACCCTCTGTAGCTTTGCTGCACTTATTATGCTTTGTATTTTATCTCTACGAACTCCATCTCATGTAATAGTTGGTACGAAgtgaatttcataaataaatacatattgATGGCTATACATTCCATAGTTTTGTTTTGCTTATGCTCTGGTTGGTTGCGGAAgttatctttattttcttcaactTATGTACtattagtcgctaacccgtgcaatgcatgGAAAAGCTATTGACTATGAAAAGAAATCCAACAATAAAAGAAGAATTTAAGTTATCACATATGCAATGTTGTTCACAGTGCTAAACAGCTTTAAAAACTTTCGTTTTGTTGCCTTAGTAAAtggaaaatatcaattaaaattttttatataaaaattaggaTTTCAAACACCTAATATCCTCAATTATCCAATAAATGTTGCAATGTTAAAATAACAATTGCAATCAATTGCAagacaaaaaatgtttttcataattttttgtgatttttttttttttttggcaattttaagtaactttttgtatcttcttcttttattgcTTTGTAGTAGTCATTGAATAACTCATTTTGTTCTCCTTGAGTGCAAATTTTGGTGTGAGTTGTATATTGCCTTCAACATCaattttttgtaactttgtaGAATCACTATTCTGTTCACTTGATAAGTTGCTCTCACAATCATTTGTAGTACCACTAATATAACCCATGAatgtaataaaatataacatgTAGAGGTAAAAtaccaaattaataattttgctataataaataaatacgtACTTTTGTCTTTTTATCAAGTTTAAATTGCTTTGTCAGATTCTATAATAGAGTTTATAGTCATTTAGTTTTgattggaaaataaatttttttccattcaaaattttcacttgTATAGGAAGGTTGAGCTCTTCAAGAACCtacaaaaagtaatatttttaaacaaaaagattttGTATAGTTGTAAGGGCGTGGTTTTGGTTCCTGAGCCTAAAGGGTAGAAGGATtcaggcccaaagagcccaacacaatgaatttgtagagagtggacttAAGCTAGGTCTCAATGGATCAGGCAACGCGCACAATAGATCAAAGATAttaagaaagcaaagaaagacaAGTTTAAAGCAAGGAAATCCTTCCTCGGTGAAGTCTGA is a genomic window of Quercus lobata isolate SW786 chromosome 2, ValleyOak3.0 Primary Assembly, whole genome shotgun sequence containing:
- the LOC115974993 gene encoding caffeic acid 3-O-methyltransferase-like gives rise to the protein MGSLENKVTPTLSVSEDDKACLQAILVSSAQIFSCVLNAAIELDLFGIIARAGPAACITTSEIASQLPTKDSESDTPSRLDRMLRVLVSHSLLTCSIHTLEDGRVERLYGLTPTSYFFVEKDDGSSLASLSAFISHRAFWDASLRMKHAILEGGNQFQRVHGKSLFQYMDKDPAFNTLFNKSMADLSTIALSKILEVYQGFVGLTSLVDVGGGNGKCLSMVISKYPSIKGINFDLPHVIQSAQSYPGIEHVGGDMFHNVPKGDAIVMKNILHDWNDENCKKLLRTCYKALPDNGKVVIIELLMPEATVSSMASQYISRLDVSMLLNLEGQERTEKEFEALCKESGFSKFQVVFCAYALWAVMEFHK